One Cucurbita pepo subsp. pepo cultivar mu-cu-16 chromosome LG20, ASM280686v2, whole genome shotgun sequence genomic window carries:
- the LOC111783195 gene encoding sodium-dependent phosphate transport protein 1, chloroplastic-like yields MSAGALLYSFSPTPPNPSDCSKNFSLSERRPKFPSRFHLTVLPEDRCFVFQISARRHSGGRGNWRLWTDVKSKPYDVSNKDANSVKFKSSIDKTVLDDEEELSDELPWWKQFPKRWLIVTLCFSAFLLCNMDRVNMSIAILPMSAEYNWNPQTVGLIQSSFFWGYLLTQIAGGIWADTVGGKLVLGFGVIWWSVATVLTPVAAKIGLPFLLVVRAFMGIGEGVAMPAMNNILSKWVPVAERSRSLALVYSGMYLGSVTGLAFSPFLIHQYGWPSVFFSFGSLGAVWFAVWLNKAHSSPLEDPQLRPQEKKLIFANSVSKEPVKSIPWGLILSKAPVWALIVSHFCHNWGTFILLTWMPTYYHQVLKFNLTESGLLCVLPWLTMAISANLGGWIADTLVSRGHSVTTVRKIMQSIGFLGPAFFLTQLSHVDSPAMAVLCMACSQGTDAFSQSGLYSNHQDIAPRYSGVLLGLSNTAGVLAGVFGTAATGYILQHGSWDDVFKVSVGLYLVGTVVWNLFSTGEKILD; encoded by the exons ATGAGCGCCGGAGCTCTTCTCTACTCTTTCTCGCCAACGCCTCCAAATCCATCCGATTGCTCCAAGAACTTCTCCCTTTCGGAACGGAGGCCCAAATTTCCCTCACGTTTTCATCTGACAGTTCTTCCAGAGGATCGATGCTTCGTTTTCCAGATTTCCGCCCGACGACATTCCGGCGGAAGAGGGAACTGGAGGCTTTGGACCGATGTCAAGTCGAAGCCCTACGACGTGTCGAACAAAGATGCGAATTCGGTGAAGTTTAAGAGCTCGATCGACAAAACGGTGCTCGACGATGAAGAGGAGCTCAGTGATGAACTTCCATGGTGGAAACAGTTCCCCAAACGATGGCTCATCGTCACCTTGTGTTTCTCCGCCTTCCTTCTCTGCAATATGGACAGA GTAAATATGAGCATCGCTATACTTCCAATGTCAGCGGAGTATAACTGGAATCCACAAACTGTTGGTTTGATACAATCATCATTTTTCTGGGGATATCTCCTCACTCAG ATTGCTGGTGGGATATGGGCAGATACAGTTGGGGGAAAGCTGGTTTTGGGATTTGGTGTGATATGGTGGTCAGTTGCCACAGTTCTCACACCTGTAGCAGCTAAAATTGGTCTGCCCTTCTTGCTTGTTGTTCGTGCTTTCATGGGGATCGGTGAG GGTGTTGCAATGCCTGCCATGAACAATATACTCTCCAAATGGGTTCCTGTAGCAGAAAGAAGCAGATCACTAGCACTTGTTTACAGTGGGATGTACCTTGGTTCTGTAACAGGCCTTGCCTTCTCACCATTTTTAATACATCAATATGGATGGCCATCagtttttttctcctttggCTCACTTGGTGCAGTTTGGTTTGCTGTCTGGCTTAACAAG GCACACAGTTCGCCACTTGAGGATCCTCAACTGAGACCACAAGAAAAGAAGTTGATCTTTGCAAATAGTGTTTCGAAGGAGCCTGTTAAAAGTATACCCTGGGGACTGATCTTGTCCAAAGCACCAGTATGGGCTCTTATAGTTTCTCATTTTTGTCACAATTGGGGGACATTTATTCTTTTGACATGGATGCCAACATACTATCACCAG GTGCTGAAGTTCAATCTCACAGAATCTGGTCTTCTTTGTGTTCTTCCCTGGCTAACAATGGCAATTTCTGCAAACCTTGGAGGCTGGATCGCCGACACACTTGTGAGCAGAGGCCACTCCGTGACTACAGTTCGAAAG ATTATGCAAAGTATTGGATTTCTTGGCCCTGCATTCTTCTTGACCCAGTTGAGCCATGTTGATTCTCCGGCGATGGCAGTTTTGTGCATGGCCTGCAGCCAG GGAACTGATGCATTCTCTCAATCTGGTCTATATTCGAACCATCAAGATATTGCGCCCCGATATTCT GGAGTGTTACTTGGTCTATCAAACACAGCTGGAGTTCTAGCAGGTGTTTTTGGGACAGCGGCTACAGGTTACATCTTGCAACACG GTTCATGGGATGATGTATTCAAGGTATCAGTTGGGCTATACTTGGTTGGGACAGTGGTTTGGAATCTCTTCTCAACCGGTGAGAAAATATTGGACTGA
- the LOC111783197 gene encoding GDP-mannose transporter GONST2-like isoform X2, translating to MSSDFKLEIGGEEPLVSTRNGNVEQNERAGTVHKILSGIRHQGSKSISNFLTNAQRRTLGDRFFRGNRIVKNGSFSGLFDGDETREHGLGRKTGPLLSGTAYCISSCSMIILNKVVLSGYNFNAGISLMFYQNLISSIVIVLLGLCRTVSIEKLNWKLIRLWIPVNLIFIGMLVSGMYSLKYINIAMVTILKNVTNIMTAIGELYIFRKRQNQKVWTAMFLMIISAISGGITDLTFDTLGYGWQVTNCVLTASYSLTLRRIMDEAKKLTRSGSLNEASMVLLNNLLSLPFGAVLIFLFGEWAYVVNADVIKLPMFWVVATASGLLGLAISFTSMWFLHQTGPTTYSLVGSLNKIPLSIAGIFLFKVPVSPPNLFSILFGLFAGVFFARAKMS from the exons ATGTCATCAGATTTCAAGTTGGAAATAGGCGGCGAGGAACCACTAGTGAGCACTAGAAACGGAAACGTTGAGCAGAATGAAAGAGCTGGTACAGTACACAAAATTCTCAGCGGTATTCGACATCAAGGAAGCAAGTCGATTAGCAACTTTTTAACGAATGCACAGCGCAGGACCTTGGGGGATAG GTTTTTCAGAGGGAATCGAATTGTCAAGAATGGCAGTTTCAGTGGTTTGTTTGATGGTGATGAGACACGTGAACATGGATTAGGAAGGAAAACGGGTCCTCTTTTATCCGGGACTGCGTATTGCATTTCTTCTTGCAGCATGATTATTCTGAATAAAGTTGTTCTCTCCGGTTACAATTTTAATGCAGGAATATCGTTGATGTTTTATCAA AATTTGATTAGTTCTATAGTTATTGTTCTATTGGGCCTCTGCAGAACAGTTTCAATCGAAAAGCTTAATTGGAAGCTGATTAGGCTGTGGATTCCAGTCAACTTAATCTTTATCGGTATGCTGGTGTCTGGCATGTACAG TTtgaaatacataaatatagcAATGGTGACCATTTTGAAGAATGTGACGAACATAATGACTGCAATTGGAGAACTCTATATTTTCCGGAAACGACAGAACCAAAAAGTCTGGACTGCTATGTTTTTAATG ATCATCTCCGCCATCAGCGGTGGTATAACCGATCTTACATTTGATACATTAGGCTATGGATGGCAGGTCACGAACTGTGTTCTTACAGCAAGCTATTCA CTTACCCTGAGACGTATCATGGACGAAGCAAAGAAGCTAACAAGATCTGGATCACTTAATGAAGCTTCCATGGTGTTGCTAAATAACTTATTATCTTTACCATTTGGTGCCGTTTTGATATTCCTATTTGGTGAATGGGCTTATGTAGTGAATGC GGATGTCATAAAATTGCCAATGTTTTGGGTTGTCGCAACTGCTAGCGGATTACTTGGACTCGCTATTAGTTTCACCTCTATGTGGTTCTTACATCAAACGGGCCCCACCACCTACAG CCTGGTAGGTTCCTTGAACAAGATTCCCTTATCAATTGCTGGcatctttttgtttaaagTTCCTGTGAGTCCACCAAACCTCTTCAGCATATTATTTG GCTTATTTGCTGGGGTGTTCTTCGCCAGGGCCAAAATGTCATGa
- the LOC111783197 gene encoding GDP-mannose transporter GONST2-like isoform X1, producing MPQTVLFPFLPWNPASSLIHHVLPFFVLFTNFAFTSLSRTFQFLFVYWTYIMSSDFKLEIGGEEPLVSTRNGNVEQNERAGTVHKILSGIRHQGSKSISNFLTNAQRRTLGDRFFRGNRIVKNGSFSGLFDGDETREHGLGRKTGPLLSGTAYCISSCSMIILNKVVLSGYNFNAGISLMFYQNLISSIVIVLLGLCRTVSIEKLNWKLIRLWIPVNLIFIGMLVSGMYSLKYINIAMVTILKNVTNIMTAIGELYIFRKRQNQKVWTAMFLMIISAISGGITDLTFDTLGYGWQVTNCVLTASYSLTLRRIMDEAKKLTRSGSLNEASMVLLNNLLSLPFGAVLIFLFGEWAYVVNADVIKLPMFWVVATASGLLGLAISFTSMWFLHQTGPTTYSLVGSLNKIPLSIAGIFLFKVPVSPPNLFSILFGLFAGVFFARAKMS from the exons ATGCCACAGACGgtccttttcccttttcttcccTGGAATCCCGCTTCTTCTTTGATCCACCATGTTCTCCCCTTTTTCGTGCTCTTCACGAATTTTGCTTTCACATCACTTTCCAGAACTTTTCAGTTTCTGTTCGTATATTGGACGTATATC ATGTCATCAGATTTCAAGTTGGAAATAGGCGGCGAGGAACCACTAGTGAGCACTAGAAACGGAAACGTTGAGCAGAATGAAAGAGCTGGTACAGTACACAAAATTCTCAGCGGTATTCGACATCAAGGAAGCAAGTCGATTAGCAACTTTTTAACGAATGCACAGCGCAGGACCTTGGGGGATAG GTTTTTCAGAGGGAATCGAATTGTCAAGAATGGCAGTTTCAGTGGTTTGTTTGATGGTGATGAGACACGTGAACATGGATTAGGAAGGAAAACGGGTCCTCTTTTATCCGGGACTGCGTATTGCATTTCTTCTTGCAGCATGATTATTCTGAATAAAGTTGTTCTCTCCGGTTACAATTTTAATGCAGGAATATCGTTGATGTTTTATCAA AATTTGATTAGTTCTATAGTTATTGTTCTATTGGGCCTCTGCAGAACAGTTTCAATCGAAAAGCTTAATTGGAAGCTGATTAGGCTGTGGATTCCAGTCAACTTAATCTTTATCGGTATGCTGGTGTCTGGCATGTACAG TTtgaaatacataaatatagcAATGGTGACCATTTTGAAGAATGTGACGAACATAATGACTGCAATTGGAGAACTCTATATTTTCCGGAAACGACAGAACCAAAAAGTCTGGACTGCTATGTTTTTAATG ATCATCTCCGCCATCAGCGGTGGTATAACCGATCTTACATTTGATACATTAGGCTATGGATGGCAGGTCACGAACTGTGTTCTTACAGCAAGCTATTCA CTTACCCTGAGACGTATCATGGACGAAGCAAAGAAGCTAACAAGATCTGGATCACTTAATGAAGCTTCCATGGTGTTGCTAAATAACTTATTATCTTTACCATTTGGTGCCGTTTTGATATTCCTATTTGGTGAATGGGCTTATGTAGTGAATGC GGATGTCATAAAATTGCCAATGTTTTGGGTTGTCGCAACTGCTAGCGGATTACTTGGACTCGCTATTAGTTTCACCTCTATGTGGTTCTTACATCAAACGGGCCCCACCACCTACAG CCTGGTAGGTTCCTTGAACAAGATTCCCTTATCAATTGCTGGcatctttttgtttaaagTTCCTGTGAGTCCACCAAACCTCTTCAGCATATTATTTG GCTTATTTGCTGGGGTGTTCTTCGCCAGGGCCAAAATGTCATGa
- the LOC111783196 gene encoding cytochrome P450 86A1-like: MANDVVFPFPTFFLTLFLTYLIWFYFLARKLTGPRVWPVIGSLPALFSNRQKLHDWMAGNLRDTGAAATYQTCTVAVPFIAKKQGFYTVTCHPRNIEHVLRTRFENYPKGPDWQAAFHDLLGQGIFNSDGEIWLIQRKTAALEFTTRTLRQAMDRWVNRTIRTRLWCILDKAAEYKTAVDLQDLLLRLTFDNICGLTFGKDPETLSPELPTNSFALAFDTATEATLQRLLYPGLIWRFEKLLGIGMERRLKTCLKVVEEYINDAVAARKESPSDDLLSRFMKKRDDDRFSATVLHRIALNFVLAGRDTSSVALTWFFWLVMNHPHVEEKILTEISTVLRQTRGDDTRRWIEEPLVFDEADKLVYLKAALAETLRLYPSVPQDFKYVVADDVLPDGTFVPAGSTVTYSIYSVGRMKSIWGEDCEEFKPDRWLSPAGDRFEGQKDVYKFVAFNAGPRTCLGKDLAYLQMKSVASAVLLRYRLAPVPGHRVEQKMSLTLFMKNGLRVYLHPRRLV; the protein is encoded by the exons ATGGCCAACGACGTCGTTTTTCCCTTCCCCACTTTTTTTCTCACTCTCTTTCTCACctatttgatttggttttatTTCCTCGCTCGTAAGCTCACCGGTCCAAGAGTATGGCCGGTCATCGGCAGTCTACCGGCTCTTTTCTCGAACCGGCAGAAACTCCATGACTGGATGGCCGGAAACCTCCGCGACACAGGCGCCGCTGCCACGTACCAAACCTGCACGGTGGCGGTTCCATTCATAGCTAAAAAGCAAGGATTTTACACTGTCACGTGCCACCCGAGAAACATCGAGCACGTGCTTCGAACCCGGTTCGAAAATTACCCTAAAGGACCGGACTGGCAGGCGGCTTTTCACGATTTACTGGGACAGGGGATTTTCAACAGCGACGGCGAAATTTGGCTGATTCAGCGGAAAACGGCGGCGCTGGAGTTCACGACGAGGACGCTCCGACAGGCGATGGATCGGTGGGTTAATCGGACGATAAGGACGCGACTGTGGTGCATTTTGGACAAGGCGGCGGAGTATAAGACGGCGGTGGATTTGCAGGATTTGTTGCTCCGGTTGACTTTTGATAATATTTGTGGGCTGACTTTTGGTAAAGATCCTGAAACTCTGTCGCCGGAATTGCCTACAAACTCCTTCGCTTTGGCCTTTGACACCGCCACTGAGGCCACTCTCCAGCGCCTTCTTTACCCTGGTCTTATATGGAGGTTCGAGAAGCTTCTAGGGATTGGAATGGAAAGAAGGTTGAAGACGTGTCTGAAAGTGGTAGAAGAATAC ATAAACGACGCCGTTGCAGCCCGTAAAGAATCTCCCTCAGACGACTTATTATCACGCTTCATGAAGAAGCGCGACGACGACCGCTTCTCCGCCACCGTGCTCCACCGCATCGCATTAAACTTCGTCCTCGCCGGTCGGGACACCTCCTCCGTCGCCCTCACCTGGTTCTTTTGGCTCGTAATGAACCACCCACACGTAGAGGAAAAAATCCTCACCGAAATCTCAACGGTCCTCCGTCAAACACGTGGCGACGATACGCGCCGTTGGATCGAAGAGCCGTTGGTGTTCGACGAGGCCGACAAATTGGTGTACTTAAAAGCCGCGTTGGCTGAAACGCTTCGTTTATACCCGTCCGTACCACAGGATTTCAAGTATGTCGTGGCTGATGACGTGTTGCCAGATGGCACTTTTGTGCCCGCCGGTTCGACTGTGACGTATTCAATTTATTCGGTCGGGAGAATGAAGAGCATTTGGGGGGAGGATTGTGAGGAATTTAAACCGGACCGGTGGTTATCGCCGGCCGGAGACCGGTTCGAGGGGCAGAAGGATGTGTATAAGTTTGTGGCGTTTAATGCTGGACCGAGGACTTGTTTGGGGAAGGATTTGGCTTATTTGCAGATGAAGTCCGTCGCCTCTGCCGTACTCCTCCGGTACCGGCTGGCGCCAGTTCCCGGTCACCGGGTGGAACAAAAGATGTCTCTCACTCTTTTTATGAAGAATGGGCTTCGTGTTTATTTGCATCCCCGCCGGCTCGTCTAG
- the LOC111783197 gene encoding GDP-mannose transporter GONST2-like isoform X3, with product MLVSGMYSLKYINIAMVTILKNVTNIMTAIGELYIFRKRQNQKVWTAMFLMIISAISGGITDLTFDTLGYGWQVTNCVLTASYSLTLRRIMDEAKKLTRSGSLNEASMVLLNNLLSLPFGAVLIFLFGEWAYVVNADVIKLPMFWVVATASGLLGLAISFTSMWFLHQTGPTTYSLVGSLNKIPLSIAGIFLFKVPVSPPNLFSILFGLFAGVFFARAKMS from the exons ATGCTGGTGTCTGGCATGTACAG TTtgaaatacataaatatagcAATGGTGACCATTTTGAAGAATGTGACGAACATAATGACTGCAATTGGAGAACTCTATATTTTCCGGAAACGACAGAACCAAAAAGTCTGGACTGCTATGTTTTTAATG ATCATCTCCGCCATCAGCGGTGGTATAACCGATCTTACATTTGATACATTAGGCTATGGATGGCAGGTCACGAACTGTGTTCTTACAGCAAGCTATTCA CTTACCCTGAGACGTATCATGGACGAAGCAAAGAAGCTAACAAGATCTGGATCACTTAATGAAGCTTCCATGGTGTTGCTAAATAACTTATTATCTTTACCATTTGGTGCCGTTTTGATATTCCTATTTGGTGAATGGGCTTATGTAGTGAATGC GGATGTCATAAAATTGCCAATGTTTTGGGTTGTCGCAACTGCTAGCGGATTACTTGGACTCGCTATTAGTTTCACCTCTATGTGGTTCTTACATCAAACGGGCCCCACCACCTACAG CCTGGTAGGTTCCTTGAACAAGATTCCCTTATCAATTGCTGGcatctttttgtttaaagTTCCTGTGAGTCCACCAAACCTCTTCAGCATATTATTTG GCTTATTTGCTGGGGTGTTCTTCGCCAGGGCCAAAATGTCATGa